A portion of the Enterobacter sp. SA187 genome contains these proteins:
- the glnE gene encoding bifunctional [glutamate--ammonia ligase]-adenylyl-L-tyrosine phosphorylase/[glutamate--ammonia-ligase] adenylyltransferase — MMPLSSSLQQHWQTVVERLPDASLSPQAKSVLTFSDFVCDSLIAHPDWLTALEHEPVRADEWREYAGLLQTTLSQVQDEASLMRELRLFRRRIMVRIAWAQALSQISDEDILQQLSVLAETLIVAARDWLYDACCREWGTPCSQEGQPQPMLILGMGKLGGGELNFSSDIDLIFAWPENGVTRGGRRELDNAQFFTRLGQRLIKVLDQPTQDGFVYRVDMRLRPFGDSGPLVLSFAALEDYYQEQGRDWERYAMVKARIMGDNDGTYSNELRAMLRPFIFRRYIDFSVIQSLRNMKGMIAREVRRRGLKDNIKLGAGGIREIEFIVQVFQLIRGGREPSLQCRALLPTLTAIDQLNLLPPGDANSLRAAYLYLRRLENLLQSINDEQTQTLPGDDLNRARLAWGMNAPDWDGLMQSLATHMAAVRRVFNELIGDDESASPDEQLSEQWRELWQDALHEEDTTPGLAHLSDDDRRRVVALIADFRKEIDKRTIGPRGRQVLDHLMPHLLCEVCSRDDAPVPLSRLTPLLTGIVTRTTYLELLSEFPGALKHLISLCAASPMVASKLARYPLLLDELLDTRTLYQPTAMDAYRDELRQYLLRVPEEDEEQQLEALRQFKQAQMLRVAAGDIAGTLPVMKVSDHLTWLAEAIIDAVVQQAWTQMVARYGQPTHLQDREGRGFAVVGYGKLGGWELGYSSDLDLVFLHDCPAEVMTDGEREIDGRQFYLRLAQRIMHLFSTRTSSGILYEVDARLRPSGAAGMLVTTAEAFADYQQHEAWTWEHQALVRARVVYGDPLLKTAFDTIRREVLMTPREGETLQKEVREMREKMRAHLGNKHKDRFDLKTDEGGITDIEFITQYLVLRHACDKPKLTRWSDNVRILELLAQNNIMDDDEAQALTQAYTTLRDELHHLALQEQPGHVAWSCFMEARQQVSASWQKWLVEPCA; from the coding sequence ATGATGCCGCTTTCCTCATCCTTACAGCAACACTGGCAGACGGTAGTTGAACGTCTGCCCGACGCCTCCCTTAGCCCGCAGGCGAAGTCGGTGCTCACTTTCAGCGATTTTGTGTGCGACAGCCTTATCGCCCATCCTGACTGGCTGACGGCGCTTGAACATGAGCCCGTCAGAGCGGATGAGTGGCGGGAGTATGCTGGTTTGTTGCAGACGACGCTTTCACAGGTGCAGGATGAAGCCAGCCTGATGCGCGAGCTGCGTCTGTTTCGCCGCCGCATCATGGTGCGCATCGCCTGGGCGCAGGCGCTGTCACAGATTTCGGATGAGGACATCCTGCAACAGCTGAGCGTGCTGGCGGAGACGCTCATCGTCGCCGCCCGCGACTGGCTGTATGACGCCTGCTGCCGTGAATGGGGCACGCCGTGCAGCCAGGAGGGGCAACCCCAGCCGATGCTGATCCTTGGCATGGGCAAACTCGGCGGCGGCGAGCTGAACTTCTCCTCGGATATCGATCTGATTTTTGCCTGGCCGGAAAACGGCGTGACCCGCGGCGGGCGTCGCGAACTGGATAACGCGCAGTTCTTCACCCGGCTGGGACAGCGGTTGATCAAAGTGCTCGACCAGCCGACGCAGGACGGCTTTGTCTATCGCGTGGATATGCGTCTGCGCCCCTTTGGCGACAGCGGACCGCTGGTGCTGAGCTTTGCCGCGCTGGAGGATTACTACCAGGAGCAGGGGCGCGACTGGGAGCGCTATGCGATGGTGAAAGCCCGCATTATGGGCGACAACGACGGCACCTATAGCAACGAACTGCGCGCCATGCTGCGGCCTTTTATCTTCCGTCGTTATATCGACTTCAGCGTCATCCAGTCGCTGCGTAACATGAAGGGCATGATCGCCCGCGAAGTGCGCCGCCGTGGCCTGAAGGACAACATCAAGCTGGGCGCGGGCGGTATCCGCGAAATCGAATTTATCGTGCAGGTGTTCCAGCTGATCCGCGGCGGGCGCGAGCCGTCGCTGCAATGCCGCGCGCTGCTGCCGACGCTGACGGCCATCGACCAGCTGAATCTGTTGCCGCCCGGCGATGCGAACTCCCTGCGTGCGGCCTATCTTTATCTGCGTCGTCTGGAAAACCTGCTGCAAAGCATCAACGATGAGCAGACTCAGACCCTGCCGGGGGACGATCTCAACCGTGCGCGGCTGGCGTGGGGGATGAACGCGCCGGACTGGGACGGGCTGATGCAAAGCCTGGCGACGCACATGGCGGCGGTGCGCCGGGTGTTTAACGAACTGATCGGCGACGATGAATCCGCGTCTCCTGATGAACAGCTGTCTGAGCAATGGCGCGAGCTGTGGCAGGACGCGCTGCATGAAGAAGACACCACGCCAGGGCTGGCGCATCTGTCTGACGACGATCGCCGCCGCGTGGTGGCGCTGATCGCCGACTTCCGTAAAGAAATTGATAAACGCACCATCGGCCCGCGCGGTCGCCAGGTGCTCGATCACCTGATGCCGCACCTGCTGTGCGAGGTCTGCTCGCGGGATGACGCGCCGGTGCCGTTGTCACGTCTGACGCCGCTGCTGACCGGCATCGTCACGCGCACGACCTATCTGGAACTGCTGAGCGAATTTCCCGGCGCGCTCAAACACCTGATCTCCCTGTGCGCCGCCTCGCCGATGGTGGCGAGCAAACTGGCGCGTTATCCGCTGCTGCTGGATGAGCTGCTGGATACCCGCACGCTGTACCAGCCGACGGCGATGGACGCCTATCGCGACGAGCTACGCCAGTATCTGCTGCGCGTGCCGGAAGAGGATGAAGAGCAACAGCTGGAAGCGTTACGCCAGTTTAAGCAGGCGCAAATGCTGCGCGTGGCCGCCGGTGACATCGCCGGTACGCTGCCGGTGATGAAAGTGAGCGATCACTTAACCTGGCTGGCGGAGGCGATTATTGACGCCGTCGTTCAGCAGGCGTGGACGCAGATGGTGGCGCGTTACGGGCAACCGACTCATCTTCAGGATCGGGAAGGGCGCGGGTTTGCGGTGGTCGGCTACGGCAAACTCGGCGGCTGGGAGCTGGGCTACAGTTCCGATCTCGACCTGGTGTTTTTGCATGACTGCCCGGCAGAGGTGATGACCGACGGCGAGCGGGAAATCGATGGCCGCCAGTTCTACCTGCGGCTGGCCCAGCGCATTATGCACCTGTTCAGCACCCGTACCTCGTCGGGCATTCTCTATGAAGTGGACGCCCGGCTGCGTCCGTCCGGCGCGGCGGGGATGCTGGTCACAACCGCAGAGGCTTTTGCGGATTATCAGCAGCACGAAGCCTGGACGTGGGAGCATCAGGCGCTGGTGCGCGCCCGCGTGGTGTACGGCGATCCGCTGCTGAAAACGGCATTCGACACCATTCGCCGCGAGGTGTTGATGACGCCGCGGGAAGGCGAAACCCTGCAAAAAGAGGTGCGCGAGATGCGCGAGAAAATGCGCGCGCATCTGGGGAATAAACATAAGGATCGTTTTGATCTGAAAACCGATGAGGGCGGCATTACCGATATTGAGTTTATCACCCAGTATCTGGTGCTGCGCCACGCGTGCGACAAGCCAAAGCTGACGCGCTGGTCCGATAATGTGCGCATCCTTGAACTGCTGGCGCAGAACAACATCATGGATGACGACGAGGCGCAGGCGCTGACGCAGGCCTACACCACGCTGCGCGATGAGCTGCATCATCTGGCGTTGCAGGAACAACCTGGCCATGTGGCGTGGTCATGCTTTATGGAAGCCCGTCAGCAGGTCAGCGCCAGCTGGCAGAAGTGGCTGGTGGAACCGTGCGCTTAA
- a CDS encoding CYTH domain-containing protein has product MAQEIELKFIVNPQNVETLRSHLHTLTTEHVAPTKLLNVYYETPDNWLRGHDMGLRIRGVGDRYEMTMKIAGRVVGGLHQRPEYNIDIDGPELDLARFPAEVWPEGGLPEDLAARVSPLFSTDFEREKWLVNVGDSRIEIALDRGEVKAGEFQEPICELELELLSGERDDVLKLAHQLVTQSGLRQGSLSKAARGYHLAAGNAPRRIKPTGILPVVPKATIEQGLEAALEMALAQWQYHEELWVRGEGAAKEEVMKAIALVRHALTLFGGIVPRKASAHLRDLLTRTEATITSAVSAETAVYSTETAKAKLALTEWLLTRGWRPFLDAKGEAKIGDSFKRFADTHLSRHAAELRTTFAHPLGDRYRDQLPRLSRDIDSVLLMSGFYNEVQAKAWIENWQGLLHAIKTGQHIEIEHFRNEANMQEPYWLHSGKR; this is encoded by the coding sequence ATGGCTCAAGAAATCGAATTAAAATTTATCGTTAATCCACAGAACGTAGAAACGCTGCGCAGCCACCTGCACACGCTGACCACTGAGCACGTTGCGCCGACAAAACTGCTCAATGTTTACTACGAAACGCCGGATAACTGGCTGCGTGGGCATGACATGGGGCTGCGAATTCGCGGCGTCGGCGATCGCTATGAAATGACGATGAAAATCGCCGGTCGTGTGGTGGGCGGGCTGCATCAGCGCCCGGAATATAACATCGACATTGATGGACCGGAGCTTGATCTGGCGCGCTTCCCGGCGGAAGTCTGGCCGGAAGGCGGCTTGCCGGAGGATTTAGCCGCCCGCGTCAGCCCGTTGTTCAGCACCGATTTCGAGCGGGAAAAGTGGCTGGTGAATGTCGGCGACAGCCGCATTGAGATCGCCCTTGATCGTGGCGAAGTCAAAGCCGGCGAGTTTCAGGAGCCGATCTGCGAGCTGGAGCTCGAACTGCTGAGCGGCGAGCGTGACGACGTGCTGAAGCTGGCGCACCAGCTGGTGACGCAGTCCGGTCTGCGTCAGGGCAGCCTGAGCAAGGCAGCGCGCGGGTATCATCTGGCCGCAGGCAATGCCCCGCGCAGGATCAAACCTACCGGTATTCTGCCGGTGGTGCCAAAAGCCACCATTGAGCAGGGGCTTGAAGCCGCCCTCGAAATGGCGCTGGCGCAGTGGCAGTACCATGAAGAGCTGTGGGTGCGCGGCGAGGGCGCAGCGAAAGAGGAAGTGATGAAGGCGATCGCGCTGGTTCGTCACGCACTGACGCTGTTCGGCGGCATAGTGCCGCGAAAAGCGAGCGCTCACTTACGTGATCTGCTGACCCGGACTGAAGCCACCATCACTTCTGCCGTATCCGCCGAAACCGCGGTGTACAGCACCGAAACGGCGAAGGCGAAACTGGCGCTCACCGAGTGGCTGCTGACGCGCGGCTGGCGTCCTTTCCTGGATGCGAAAGGCGAGGCGAAAATCGGCGACTCGTTCAAGCGTTTTGCGGATACCCATCTTTCCCGCCACGCCGCCGAGCTGAGAACCACCTTTGCGCATCCGCTGGGCGATCGTTATCGCGACCAGCTGCCGCGCCTGTCTCGTGACATCGACAGTGTGCTGCTGATGTCCGGCTTTTATAATGAGGTGCAGGCTAAGGCGTGGATTGAGAACTGGCAGGGGCTGCTGCACGCCATCAAAACCGGCCAGCATATTGAAATTGAACATTTCCGCAACGAAGCCAACATGCAGGAACCGTACTGGCTGCACAGCGGAAAACGCTAA
- a CDS encoding TIGR04211 family SH3 domain-containing protein encodes MPKLRLIGLTLFALSVTTVAHAEEKRYVSDELNTWVRSGPGDNYRLLGTLNAGEEVVLLQTDNNTNYAQVRDSSGRTAWIPQKELNSTPSLRTRVPDLENQVKTLTDKLTNIDNTWNQRTAEMQQKVAQSDGVINGLKQENQKLKNELIVAQKKVDAANLQIDDKQRSIIMQWFMYGGGVLGAGLLLGLVLPHMIPSRKRKDRWMS; translated from the coding sequence ATGCCAAAATTACGCCTGATAGGACTGACCTTATTCGCACTTAGCGTTACTACTGTGGCTCACGCCGAAGAAAAGCGTTACGTTTCTGATGAACTGAACACCTGGGTACGCAGCGGCCCGGGTGATAATTACCGCCTGCTGGGTACCCTGAACGCCGGTGAAGAAGTTGTCCTGTTACAGACCGACAACAATACCAATTATGCGCAGGTGCGTGACAGCAGTGGCCGCACCGCGTGGATCCCGCAAAAAGAACTGAACAGCACCCCCAGCCTGCGCACCCGCGTACCGGATCTGGAAAACCAGGTCAAAACCCTGACCGATAAACTGACCAACATCGACAACACCTGGAATCAGCGCACGGCTGAAATGCAGCAGAAAGTGGCGCAGAGCGACGGCGTGATCAACGGCCTGAAGCAGGAAAACCAGAAGCTTAAAAACGAACTGATTGTGGCGCAGAAGAAAGTGGATGCCGCCAATCTTCAGATCGATGACAAACAGCGTTCGATCATCATGCAGTGGTTTATGTATGGCGGCGGCGTGCTGGGCGCGGGCCTGCTGCTCGGTCTGGTGTTACCGCACATGATCCCAAGCCGGAAACGCAAAGACCGCTGGATGAGCTGA
- a CDS encoding multifunctional CCA addition/repair protein: protein MKSYLVGGAVRDALLKLPVKDKDWVVVGATPQEMLDAGYQQVGRDFPVFLHPKSHEEYALARTERKSGFGYTGFSCYAAPDVTLEQDLLRRDLTINAMAQDDDGTIIDPYNGLRDLKMRVLRHVSPAFNEDPLRVLRVARFAARYAHLSFRIADETMALMREMTAAGELEHLTPERVWKETENALSSRNPQVYFMALRECGALKVLFPELDILFGVPAPAKWHPEIDTGIHVLMTLSMAAMLSPDLDVRFATLCHDLGKGLTPKHLWPRHHGHGPAGVKLVENLCARLKVPNELRDLAKLVAEYHDLIHTLPILKPQTIVKLFDTIDAWRKPQRVEQIALTSEADVRGRTTFEATDYYQGRLLRDAWKAAQQVTNREVIDAGFSGPAIREELTRRRIAAVEAWKKASGDMLPDAS, encoded by the coding sequence GTGAAGAGTTATCTGGTCGGTGGTGCGGTTCGGGATGCGTTGTTAAAGCTACCGGTTAAAGATAAAGACTGGGTGGTGGTCGGTGCCACCCCGCAGGAGATGCTTGACGCGGGCTATCAGCAGGTAGGCCGTGATTTTCCGGTGTTCCTGCATCCCAAATCTCACGAAGAGTACGCGCTGGCGCGCACCGAGCGAAAATCCGGTTTTGGTTATACTGGCTTTAGCTGCTATGCCGCGCCAGACGTCACGCTGGAGCAGGATCTGCTGCGCCGCGATCTGACGATTAACGCGATGGCGCAGGATGATGACGGCACGATCATTGATCCCTATAACGGCCTTCGCGATCTCAAAATGCGCGTGCTGCGCCACGTTTCCCCGGCTTTTAATGAAGATCCCCTGCGCGTGCTGCGCGTGGCGCGCTTTGCGGCCCGCTACGCCCATTTGAGTTTCCGTATTGCCGATGAAACCATGGCGTTAATGCGCGAGATGACCGCCGCAGGTGAGCTGGAACACCTGACGCCAGAACGTGTATGGAAGGAAACGGAAAACGCCCTCAGCAGCCGTAATCCGCAGGTCTATTTTATGGCGCTGCGCGAGTGCGGTGCGCTGAAGGTCCTGTTTCCGGAACTCGATATCCTGTTTGGCGTGCCCGCCCCCGCAAAATGGCACCCGGAAATCGACACCGGCATTCATGTGCTGATGACCTTATCCATGGCGGCGATGCTCAGCCCGGACCTGGATGTACGTTTCGCCACGCTGTGTCACGACCTTGGCAAAGGGTTAACGCCGAAACACCTCTGGCCGCGCCATCACGGCCACGGTCCGGCAGGTGTGAAGCTGGTGGAAAATCTCTGCGCGCGCTTAAAAGTACCCAACGAGCTGCGCGATCTGGCGAAGCTCGTGGCGGAATATCACGATCTGATCCACACCCTGCCCATCCTTAAACCGCAGACCATCGTCAAGCTGTTTGACACCATTGACGCCTGGCGCAAGCCGCAGCGCGTGGAGCAGATCGCGCTCACCAGCGAAGCCGATGTGCGCGGCAGAACCACCTTTGAAGCCACGGATTATTACCAGGGCCGTCTGCTGCGTGACGCCTGGAAAGCGGCGCAACAGGTGACAAACAGAGAAGTGATTGACGCAGGCTTTAGCGGCCCGGCCATTCGTGAAGAGCTGACCCGTCGGCGAATTGCGGCGGTAGAGGCGTGGAAAAAAGCGTCCGGCGATATGCTGCCGGACGCGTCTTAA
- a CDS encoding glycosyl hydrolase family 18 protein, whose protein sequence is MQLNKLTAAIILSVAGLPTLAYAANVTGNDDTNSFSGLDAWMMISKDNGYSWQAYTDSKQNNFPGTVVGLVAQKQELAIISHPYDPNRTYRGGETVRFLDYYWTAQWWVDKGISPSTDPVWKKGDKVDFNIYAEFYFTPYTGQKAKDLQATEKAKVAAQRKVIGYFPEWGIYDAHKNFTPDKIDYAGLTHVNYGFAVIKDGRVVTHDTERGPDLMRNLDQRTEMAGVTHMISIGGWTNSAEGVFEAATATDAGIETLADSMVSYMRTWRFDGIDVDWEYPDSDAEKNQFTKLIQKLRSKLDAAGLQDDKYYQLSTAATTNHKNIKYINPEVTAPLLDSVNVMAYDMHGAFDPITGHNAPLFANSKDADPKLNSSSAMMEYANTWKVPKAKLMMGIPYYGRGWGNVAPTEVVKGLPGFLVSGTATVKGAWDDAGQFTGTNPWYVLKEKLASGEYARYWDAESHVPYLYSKWNGEFLTYDDPQSVQDKVNYIQQQNFGGAIIWDLSGDTPEHELGHIVDDILDNTQPVPGNGVKATLFRDMKFKGAKLDVKEDIPCLTKVYDSANHSANDMTSSINVGPGSLGITIFSNCEYTGTKTMIPETVEEMPSWLNDKTSSVKVVKALAFKDADFSGLSLTVEDDMPALTGDVSFNDMMSSIKVAEGYSVRLYSDTGYRGRYIEVKGGQNIANMSSVNMNDNVSSIGVTKTN, encoded by the coding sequence ATGCAATTAAATAAATTAACTGCGGCGATAATATTGTCTGTCGCTGGGCTGCCAACGCTGGCTTATGCTGCAAACGTAACAGGAAATGACGACACCAACAGTTTTTCCGGGCTGGATGCCTGGATGATGATCTCAAAAGATAATGGCTATTCCTGGCAGGCCTATACCGACAGCAAGCAGAATAATTTCCCCGGTACGGTGGTAGGACTGGTGGCGCAGAAACAAGAACTGGCCATTATTTCGCACCCTTATGATCCAAACAGAACCTATCGTGGCGGCGAAACTGTGCGATTCCTTGACTATTACTGGACAGCGCAGTGGTGGGTGGATAAAGGCATTAGCCCGTCAACCGATCCGGTCTGGAAAAAGGGTGATAAGGTCGATTTTAATATCTACGCGGAATTCTATTTCACACCTTATACCGGTCAGAAAGCGAAAGATCTGCAGGCAACAGAAAAAGCAAAAGTCGCGGCACAGCGCAAAGTCATTGGTTATTTCCCGGAATGGGGCATCTACGATGCGCACAAAAACTTTACTCCGGATAAAATTGACTACGCCGGGCTGACCCACGTGAACTATGGCTTTGCGGTGATTAAAGATGGCCGGGTTGTCACCCATGACACAGAACGGGGGCCGGATTTGATGCGCAATCTCGATCAGCGTACAGAAATGGCCGGTGTCACCCATATGATCTCTATTGGCGGCTGGACTAACTCCGCTGAAGGAGTATTTGAAGCGGCAACTGCCACCGATGCCGGTATTGAAACGCTGGCTGACAGCATGGTGTCCTATATGCGCACCTGGCGTTTCGATGGTATAGATGTTGACTGGGAGTACCCGGATAGCGACGCTGAAAAAAACCAGTTCACCAAACTCATCCAGAAATTGCGCAGCAAGCTGGATGCAGCAGGTTTGCAGGATGACAAATACTATCAGCTGTCCACTGCGGCAACGACCAACCACAAAAATATCAAATACATTAACCCGGAAGTCACCGCGCCGTTACTGGATAGCGTCAACGTGATGGCCTATGACATGCATGGTGCCTTTGATCCGATCACCGGCCACAACGCGCCGCTGTTTGCCAACAGTAAAGATGCCGATCCAAAACTCAATTCTTCCTCGGCGATGATGGAATACGCCAATACCTGGAAAGTGCCGAAAGCAAAACTGATGATGGGCATCCCTTATTATGGGCGTGGCTGGGGGAATGTTGCGCCGACCGAAGTGGTGAAAGGTTTGCCGGGCTTCCTGGTAAGCGGCACCGCAACCGTGAAAGGCGCATGGGATGACGCAGGTCAGTTTACCGGCACGAATCCATGGTATGTGCTGAAAGAAAAACTGGCGAGCGGCGAATATGCGCGTTACTGGGATGCGGAATCCCATGTTCCCTATCTTTACAGCAAATGGAACGGTGAATTCCTGACCTATGACGATCCGCAGTCAGTGCAGGATAAAGTAAATTATATTCAGCAGCAGAATTTCGGCGGCGCGATCATCTGGGATCTGAGCGGTGATACGCCGGAACATGAGTTAGGCCATATTGTCGATGATATTCTGGACAATACCCAACCGGTACCGGGCAACGGCGTAAAAGCAACGCTGTTCAGGGATATGAAGTTCAAAGGCGCGAAGCTGGACGTAAAAGAGGACATTCCTTGTCTGACGAAGGTTTACGACTCTGCAAATCATTCAGCAAATGATATGACGTCTTCAATCAACGTTGGGCCAGGTTCATTAGGGATTACCATCTTCAGTAACTGTGAGTATACGGGCACTAAAACCATGATCCCGGAAACGGTAGAGGAAATGCCGTCGTGGTTAAACGATAAAACCTCTTCGGTAAAAGTGGTCAAAGCGCTGGCGTTTAAAGACGCTGATTTTAGCGGCCTGAGTCTGACGGTTGAAGATGACATGCCTGCACTGACCGGCGATGTGAGCTTTAACGATATGATGTCGTCCATTAAAGTGGCGGAAGGCTACTCGGTACGTCTGTATAGCGATACCGGTTACAGAGGCCGATATATTGAAGTGAAGGGCGGTCAGAATATAGCAAATATGAGTTCTGTGAATATGAATGACAACGTTTCTTCCATTGGCGTAACTAAAACGAACTGA
- the bacA gene encoding undecaprenyl-diphosphate phosphatase has protein sequence MSDMHSLLIAAILGVVEGLTEFLPVSSTGHMIIVGHLLGFEGETAKTFEVVIQLGSILAVVVMFWRRLFGLIGIHFGHPPHEGEGKGRLTLIHILLGMVPAVVLGLIFHDTIKSLFNPINVMYALVVGGVLLIAAECLKPKVPRAAGLDDMTYRQAFIIGCFQCLALWPGFSRSGATISGGMLMGVSRYAASEFSFLLAVPMMMGATVLDLYKSYHFLSMADFPMFAVGFITAFIVALVAIKTFLQIIKRISFIPFAIYRFIVAGAVYLVFM, from the coding sequence ATGAGCGATATGCACTCCCTGCTGATTGCAGCGATTTTGGGTGTTGTCGAAGGACTGACTGAATTTCTGCCGGTATCCAGTACCGGTCACATGATCATCGTCGGGCATCTGCTTGGATTTGAAGGCGAAACCGCGAAAACCTTTGAGGTGGTGATCCAGTTAGGATCTATCCTCGCCGTGGTGGTGATGTTCTGGCGACGTCTGTTTGGTCTTATTGGTATTCACTTTGGGCATCCGCCGCACGAGGGAGAGGGCAAAGGGCGCTTAACGTTAATCCATATTCTGCTGGGTATGGTGCCAGCCGTGGTGCTGGGGCTGATTTTCCACGATACCATCAAATCGTTATTCAACCCGATTAACGTGATGTATGCGCTGGTTGTCGGCGGCGTGCTGCTGATTGCCGCCGAATGCCTGAAGCCGAAAGTACCGCGCGCGGCGGGTCTGGACGATATGACCTACCGGCAGGCGTTTATCATCGGCTGCTTCCAGTGTCTGGCGCTGTGGCCGGGCTTTTCCCGTTCCGGGGCGACGATTTCCGGCGGTATGCTGATGGGCGTCAGCCGTTACGCAGCTTCTGAGTTTTCTTTCCTGCTGGCGGTGCCGATGATGATGGGCGCCACCGTGCTGGATCTCTATAAAAGCTATCATTTCCTGTCGATGGCGGATTTCCCGATGTTCGCCGTTGGCTTTATCACGGCCTTTATTGTCGCGCTGGTGGCGATAAAAACATTCCTGCAAATTATTAAACGTATTTCGTTTATTCCCTTTGCCATTTATCGTTTTATCGTTGCAGGCGCGGTATATCTCGTCTTTATGTAA
- the folB gene encoding bifunctional dihydroneopterin aldolase/7,8-dihydroneopterin epimerase has protein sequence MDIVFIEQLSVITTIGVYDWEQTIEQKLMFDIEMAWDNQAAAKSDDVNDCLSYADIADTVIGHVEGQRFALVERVAEEVAELLLSRFASPWVRIKVSKPGAVARAANVGVIIERGLNPKQNN, from the coding sequence ATGGACATTGTATTTATAGAGCAACTTTCGGTAATCACCACCATTGGTGTTTACGACTGGGAACAAACAATCGAGCAGAAACTGATGTTCGATATCGAAATGGCGTGGGATAACCAGGCTGCCGCGAAAAGCGATGACGTAAACGACTGTCTGAGCTACGCCGATATCGCCGACACGGTGATTGGCCACGTGGAAGGCCAGCGTTTTGCGCTGGTGGAGCGGGTGGCCGAGGAAGTGGCAGAGCTGTTACTGAGCCGCTTTGCGTCACCCTGGGTACGCATTAAAGTCAGCAAACCGGGCGCGGTAGCGCGGGCGGCAAACGTCGGCGTGATCATCGAACGTGGGCTTAATCCGAAACAAAACAATTAA
- the plsY gene encoding glycerol-3-phosphate 1-O-acyltransferase PlsY has translation MSAIAPGMILLAYLCGSISSAILVCRIAGLPDPRESGSGNPGATNVLRIGGKGAAVTVLIFDVLKGMLPVWGAYALGITPFWLGLIAIAACLGHIWPVFFHFQGGKGVATAFGAIAPIGWDLTGVMAGTWLLTVLLSGYSSLGAIISALIAPFYVWWFKPQFTFPVAMLSCLILLRHHDNIQRLWRRQETKIWTKFRKKRERDNTEE, from the coding sequence ATGAGTGCAATCGCGCCTGGAATGATCCTCCTCGCGTACCTTTGCGGCTCAATCTCCAGCGCCATTCTGGTCTGCCGCATCGCGGGTCTGCCTGACCCTCGCGAGAGCGGATCCGGGAATCCCGGAGCGACCAACGTCCTGCGAATTGGCGGCAAGGGAGCAGCCGTAACGGTACTGATCTTCGATGTCCTCAAAGGCATGCTGCCTGTCTGGGGCGCGTATGCATTGGGCATCACGCCGTTCTGGCTGGGGCTTATCGCGATTGCCGCCTGTCTGGGCCATATCTGGCCGGTCTTCTTTCATTTCCAGGGCGGTAAAGGCGTCGCCACCGCGTTCGGGGCGATCGCGCCTATTGGCTGGGATTTGACGGGCGTCATGGCGGGTACCTGGCTGCTGACGGTGTTACTTAGCGGCTATTCGTCGCTGGGAGCCATTATCAGCGCGCTGATTGCGCCCTTTTACGTCTGGTGGTTTAAACCGCAGTTTACCTTCCCGGTGGCCATGCTCTCCTGTCTGATCCTGTTGCGGCACCATGACAACATCCAGCGTCTGTGGCGCAGGCAGGAGACAAAAATCTGGACGAAGTTCAGGAAAAAGCGCGAAAGGGATAATACCGAAGAGTAG